The Ralstonia insidiosa region GGACGTTATCTGCCTTGGCACAATTTTGTGCATACGCAGCAGTGCACGACCGCTGCGTTGGCTGCGTTTAGCGCCACTCTGCGGCCTGCGCGCTGACACGCGCACGCACAAAATCGATCAGCGCGCGCATGGCGGGCGAAGCGTACCGATTGGGCAGCGTGAGGATGAACAGGTGCGTGCCCAGTCCGCCCACCTCGAAGCCGGGCAGCACGCGCTCGAACGGTGTGGCCGTAGCGCGTGTTACGTAATTGGGTAGCAAACCGATGGCCATGCCGCGCGCAACCGCATCGGCCAGGAACGGAAAATCCTCCGACTGCATGCGCGGCTCCACTGTCACGCTGTGCTGGGTGGTCTTGCCGCGCACAGTGCGCGAGAGCGCCAGCGTCAGGCGCCGCCCCGGCATGGGCGGGCAAACAATGGCTTGTTCGACCAGCCCCTCGGGTGTTGCCACCGGGCCATGCGTCTTCAGATAGGCCTTGGTCGCGAACAGGCTCCAGCCGATCGGGCACACCTCGCGCGCAACGGTGTCCTGCGGCGGCGCGGAGGTGATCTTGAATGCCACGTCAATCTCCGAGGCAATCAGGTCATTGACGCGGTTGTTGAACGTCACGCGCAACGTCACGTTCGGGTGCTCGCGCGCGAATTCGAGCAGCATGTCGCCCAGGAAGAAGCGGCCGAGCCCCGTCGGCACACTCACGCGCACGTGGCCGCGCACGGTCTGGCCCAGGCCGTCGATGGAGGCGCGCGCGGTCTCCACCTCCTGCAGCATGCGGCGGCCGTGCTCGAACAGCGTCTCGCCCGCCTGCGTCAGCTCCAGGCTGCGCGTGGAGCGGCGCAGCAGTTGCGCGCCGGTTTCACGCTCCAGCACCTTCAGGCGGTTGCTCAGGTTGGAGCGCGTCATGCCCAGCTTTTGCGCGGCAGCAGTAAAGCTGCGCGCTTCCACAATCTCGACAAACAGGTGGATGAGGTTGAGGTCCATGATGGAAGCGGGCTGCAAATCGACGGGCAGTGTTGTTCAATGGCATTCACCAGTGTGCGCAATACTAAGCGGATTGTTCAGTGCGATTCAATCCGGCATGCTGCGCAGATCAAGCAGAGGTCCAACCCAATAACGAGACCTTGCCCCCAAGGAGACACGCATGACCGCCAGCCTCATCTTCGAAGACCGCCCCGTCGATGCCGACACCCTGCTCGCGCGTGGCGCGGCCCTTGCCGGTGGATTGCGCCGCATGGGTGTGCAAGAGGGCGATGTGATCGGCGTGCTGATGCGCAATGCGCCGGCCTACATTGACGTAATGCATGCGTGCCGCATTGCCGGCTGCCACTTCTGCCCAATCAACTGGCACTTCACGCCGGCCGAGGTGGAATTCCTCATGCGTGACTCGGGTGCCAAGGTGCTGATCGGCCATCGTGACCTGGTGGATGCGGTGGAGCCGCTGCTGCTGCCGCACGTGCAATTGCTGCGCGTGGATGCTGAAGGTACTGACCGTGCGGACGGCTATGCCAACTGGCTCGCGCTGCAAACACCGTACGACGGGCCGATGGTCTCGCCGCGCGGGCACATGGCCTACACCTCAGGCACTACGGGGCGGCCCAAGGGCGTGGTGCGCCAAGCCGTGCCGCTGGATCAACTCGACACCCACCTGCAACAAGCGCGTGCGGTGGTGGCTGCCACCTTCGGCATCGTGCCGGACCGCCGCGCGCTGCTGCCGGCGCCGCTGTATCACAGCGCTCCCAGCCTCTTCGCCCAGCAAGCCGCGCAGATGGCCGAAGTGCTCGTCCTGCATCCGCGCTTTGATCCGCTGCGCGTGCTGGAGCAGATCGAGCGCTACCGCATCGACACCGTCTACCTCGTGCCGATCATGTACGTGCGCCTGCTCAAGCTGACGGAAGAAGAGCGCAACCGCTACGACCTCTCCTCACTGCGCTTTGTGGCTTCCACCGGCGCGCCGTGCGCACCCGAGATCAAGCGCAAGATGATCGATTGGCTGGGCCCCGTCATCTATGAGACGTATGCCTCCAGCGAGACCGGCATGATCACCGTGATGGACCCGCGCGATGCCGCCGCCCGCCCCGGTAGCGCCGGCCGCCCGGTGTGCGATGCTGAGGTGCGCATCCTGCGCGAAGACGGCACGCCCTGCCCCACCGGCGAGGTCGGCCTGATCTACAGCCGCCAACCCGCCTACCCAGACTTCACCTACCGCGGCAATGACGAAGCGCGCAGCAAGATCGAGCGCGACGGTCTGGTCACGCTCGGCGACATGGGCTACCTCGACGCAGACGGCTACCTGTACGTGTGCGATCGCGCCTCGGACATGGTCATCTCGGGCGGCGTGAACATCTATCCGGCCGAGATCGAACACGCGCTGCTGCGCCACCCTGATGTCGTGGACTGCGCCGTCTTTGGCGTGCCGTGCGATGAGTACGGCGAGCGCCTTGTCGCCGTGGTGCAGACCGAACGCGAAGGGCTGCAGGCCGAGCCCGTGATCGACTGGCTGCGCGGCCAGATTGCCGGCTTCAAAATCCCGCGCCAGATCGAGTTCACGGCCGCCCTGCCGCGCGACGACAACGGCAAGATCGCCAAGCGCCGCCTGCGCGATGCATGGTGGGGCGACCGGCAGCGGCGCGTCTGACGCCCGAACCGCTGCCGGCGCGGGTCAAGCAACCGCAGCAGCCTGTGCCGCGCCTGACTTGGCAAACAGCGTGCGCTCCGTGAACTTGGTGTTCTGCGGATCGTAGTACGGGTCGGCCCACGCGCCAGTTGTCTTCAGCACCAGCGGTTTGGCGGCCGTGGCCTTCGATTCGCCCGCGCGGAAGCGGTAGTGATCGAACAGGCGGATGGCCTCGATCGCGTAGGCCGTGACGATGGCCGGTTCGTAAATGGCGATCAGGCTGTCGCCGTTCTGCTCCTCGCCGCCCTTCGACAGGTTGGAGGAGCCGCAGAACACCACCGGCTCGTCGCCGTTGAAATCGCACACGACAAATTTGTGGTGGATGTGCTGGCCGGTGCCGGCATCCACTTCCTGTTTGAACGGCGCGGGTGCCTCGTCCTTCAGGTAGGCGAACGACACGGTCTGCGATGGCACGTCGCGGCCCGGTGCGAAGGCATCCACGCCGCCCTCCTTGTCGATCACGCCCAACGAGAGCAGCCCTGCCTTGTGCGGCACGACCTGTTCCAGCGTGGTCAGCATCTCGCCGCCACCATCGGTGGCCATCACCGCAAACAGTACGGACGACAACGCACCCTTCACACGATCGGCCGCCTCGGAAAGCAACGCATCGGTCTGGTGCGGCGAAAAGCCGAAGCGTGCACGCGGCGCGCCGCCCTGTGGCACGGCCTGCCAGTTGGCGGCCAGCGTATCGGTGCGGAAGGCCGTGGCCACCTTGCGGCTGCCGGCGGCGTCTTCACCGTATTGGCCGATCAAACCCCAGATGTGCTCGAACACCTGCGCATAGAGCTGCGCGGCGTCCTGCTGGAACACCAGCACGCTGTTGGCCTGCACGTACAGCCCGCGCAGCGAGAAATTGGCCGAGCCCGCCAGCACGCGCACCGGCTTGCCGGCGGCGTCGCGCAGCAGAATCGCTTTGTGGTGCTGGAAGCGTGCAAGGTGCGTGCGGCGGACATCCGCGCCGGCCTGTTTGAAGTAGTCGGTAGCTTGCGTTTCAAAGGCGTCGTCGGTGCCGTGCCCGGTCGGGTGCGCGCCTGTGCCGATGTAGTTGTCCTGGATCACGCGCACCTTGCGGCCGTTCTGCGCGAGCCACGCAATGGCGCGGATGATGTCCGGCTCGTCTAGGTCATAGGCCAGAACGTCGATGCCATAGCCGTCGGATGCCTGGCACTGGTTGAGCAGATCGATGATGAGGCGGCGGCCAGTGGCCCCCAGGTAGGCGTACTTGTTCTGGTACGGCCGCGTGTCATACAGCAGCGGCGATTTGGTCTGTGCGCGCTTGTCGGGCGCCAGCGCCGTGTTGCCGCCGTAGTGGTCAATGAACGCCTGCGACGACACATAGCCGCGCACCATACCCACTGTGGCCCAGTCGCTCATGGGTTGATGCAAGGTCACGTTCACGTTGCGTGTGGCGCGTGTTTCAAGCTGCACCGGGTTGGTGGACGCAAAGTAGCGCGCGTGCACGGTGTAGGTGTACTGCCCGGCTGCGTGCGGCGGAAAGTGGACCCAGTGGAACGACTGGAATGGCGCGTCGATGGAGTCGGCGTATTTGCCGGCCTGCAGGGGGGCATCCGCGTGGATGGGCGTGTCGAACGTCAACCGGTTGGGCACCCAGTAGGGCGCACCGCCCTGCGGCGTGCACTGGATGGCAAAACCGGCCAGATCAGCACGGTCTGCATCGGCCACGTCAAAGGCAAACAGCACCGCGCTGTCGCCCTGATACACCTTCACCTGGAATGAATCGACGGATGTCGCCATGGGGGTCTCCTGGGGTGGCAAAGCATCCAGTTTTTATAGCACCGCGATCGTGACAATCCTCTGACGCAAACGGCGTATTTTGCAGGCGCCATGCGGGTTTACGGGCGATGCGTTCAACGACGTTTCAATCGGATCTGCAAGAATTCGCGTACACGTGGATACGGTCGCGCTTTCCGGCGGGCAAAAAAAACGCAGCGGAAACCGCTGCGTACGATGAGAACGTGAGGGGAGACCTCTCCTCGCCTGCGTAAGTTACCCGTAAGTTATGACAAAAAAATGTCACGCGACTGTCTTAATCGCCGCTTTTAGGGCAAAACTGCCGACCAAAAGCGGGATTCTTGGCGGATGTGTATGTGTAGATCACATATTCAAGCGATGTGGCCTGCTTGCGCGTGAGCCTCAAGCCCCGCCAACGGATGCGCACTTGCCCGCCACGGCGACGACAGAAAGTGCCGCACCCGCTCCGGCCGCACAGCAGCGAGCGTGGACGGTGCCCACCCCGGGCGGTGGTCCTTGTCGACCAGATACGCGCGCACGCCTTCGCAGAAATCGCCGTCTTCAATCCCACGCGCCACGATGCCCAGCTCCATCTGGAAGCACTCGGCCAGCGACAGTTGCCGCCCACGCAGCAACGCCTCGCGCGTGACGTGCAGCATGGTCGGCGAATGCGTGGTCATCGCGTCCAGCGTGGCTTGCAGCCACTGGCGAGGCTCGCGGGCCGATTCGCGCTCAAGGCTCTCGCGCAACGTGGCGACAATGCGATCGACCGTTGAGCGCCGATCGAAATAGCGCAGCACCCACGGCATGGCCGTGGCGAGCGCAGCATGCGGGACGATGTTGCACGGCGGCTCGAACACGCGGCGCAGGGCCTGCATCAGATCACCGTCGTGCTGCATACGCTGCAGGCGGTCTTCAAACGTGGCCAGCCATTCCGCCGGCACGCACAGATCCGCTAAGTGGCAATGCAATGCGTCGGCGCCGGAAAGCGTCACGCCGGTCAGCCCGACATACAACTCCAGCTCGGGCGACATCACGCTCAGGAAACGCGTCGCCCCCACGTCGGGCAGGAAGCCGATGCGCGTCTCGGGCATGGCCATCTTCGTGCGCTCAGTCACCACACGCAGGCGCGCAGCCTGCCCTAGGCCCATGCCGCCGCCCATGGTGATGCCATCCATCAGCGCGACGATGGGTTTCGGGAACTGGTGCAGCGCGTAGTCGAGCCGGTATTCGTCGATGAAGAATTGCAGCCAGCCGTCATCGCCGTCCTTGCGACCCTGCTTGGCAAGCTGGTAGAGCGCGCGAACGTCGCCGCCCGCACAGAAACCCTTCTGGCCCGCGCCGCGCAGCACCAGCGCGACGATGCTGTCATCGTGGCGGCACTGCTCCAGCAGCACGGCCAACTGCCTCACCATGCCATGCGACAGCGCATTCAACGCAGACGGCCGGTTCAACGTGATGATGGCCACGCGGTTCACCACGTGCATCAGCACTTCGGGTTCGGTGGCGGTCTCAGGCGGCGTCGCCTGCATCTGGACTGCGCTCATTGCAGCGTCTCCGATTCATGTGCGGTGTGTGCCTGCCAACGCGGCGTGCGCTTTTCCAGGAAAGCGTTCACGCCTTCGCGCTGATCAGGGTGGTCGAACAGATCAACAAAACGCTCGCGCTCCACAGCCAGCGCCGCACCGCGCGGCACACCGTTGCGCGCCTGATGGATCAACTGCTTGCTGAAGGTCACGGCCTGCGGGCTGAGCGTCGTCACCCGCAGCGCCATGGCGATGGCGGCCTCGCGCGCGGCACCGGTCTCGACCACCTCTTCAACGAGGCCGATGCGCAGGGCGGTCTGCGCGTCGACGCGCTCGCCGGTCAGGATCATGCGCTTGGCCCAGCCTTCGCCCACGAGCCACGGCAGCGTCTGCGTGCCGCAACCGCAGCACAGCAGGCCGACGGCGGTTTCGGGCACAGCGAGCTTGGCGTGGGCCTCGGCAATGCGGATGTCGCAAGCCAGTGCGCACTCCAGTCCGCCGCCCATTGCAAAGCCGTTGATGGCAGCAATGACCACAGGGCGCGCATTCTGCAGCGCCTCAAATGCCGCGCCGAAACGTGCAGCGGCCTCGCGTGCCACATCACGGTCGCCATCGGCAAAGGTGTTGAGATCAGCGCCGGCACTGAAGAACTTCGGGCCATCACCAGTGATGACGATGGCGCGCACGCGTGCATCGGCGTTCAGGCGTTCTACGGTGGACTGCAGTTGCAGCAAGCCCTCGGGGGTGAACGCGTTGGCGGGCGGACGCTTGAGTGTCAGCAGCGCAATGGTGTTGTCGTGGAGGAAGTCGAGTTCGATCATCATGCGGCTCCGTCTTTCCGGTACAGCTTGATGACGGCGGAGAAATCCAGCTTGCCGTCGCCCTTGCTGCTCACGGTCTGATAGAGCTGCTGCGCGAGTGCACCCAGGTAGACAGGCTGATGAACGGACTTGGCCGCATCACCCGCCAAGCCCAGATCCTTGAGCATCAGGTCCGTGCCGAAGCCACCGGTATAGCCGCGCGACGATGGCGCGGTCTCGATCACGCCGGGGAATGGGTTGTATGTGTCCGAGCTCCAGCAGCGCCCGGTGGACGTGTTGATGATGCCGCCCAGCACCTTTGGGTCGATGCCCAGCGCCTCACCCAGCGACATGGCCTCGGCCACGCCCGCCATGGTGATGCCGAGCACGAGGTTGTTGCAGATCTTCGCGCCCTGGCCCGCGCCCGTATCACCGCAGTGCACGAGGTTCTTGCCCATGGCGGAGAGCACCGTGCGCACCTGTTCGAACGCCGCCGCACTGCCGCCCACCATAAAGGTGAGCGTGCCCGCAGCCGCCCCGCCCGTACCGCCCGAGACCGGCGCGTCGATGAAGGTGTTGCCATGCTCGGCCGCAAGCGCCGCAAACGCCTTCACGCTGGCAGGGTCGATGGTGCTCGAATCGATGACGGGCACGCCCTTGGCAATGCCGGCCAGCACGCCGTCCTCCGCTGTCAGCACGCTGCGCACGTGTGCAGCCGCGGGCAGCATGGTGATGACGGTCTCTGCCCCGGTCACCGCTTCCTTGGGTGAGGCAGCCGCCACGGCGCCGGCTTCCACCAGCGCCCCGACTGCCTGCGCGTTCAGGTCGAACACGTTGAGCGCGTGGCCCGCCTTGAGCAGGTTGCGCGCCATCGGGGCGCCCATGTTGCCCAGGCCGATGAATGCGATCTTCATGACAACGCTCCTTGGCCGCTCAGCGCAGGCTAATGGTGGTGTTCACGCCGCCGGCATCGACCGCGTCGTCAAACCAGCGGGCGGTCACGGTCTTCGTCTGCGTGTAGAACTGCACGACCTGCTTGCCGTACGGCCCCAGATCACCCAGCTTGGAACCGCGCGAACCGGTAAAACTGAAATACGGCACCGGCACCGGGATCGGGATGTTGATGCCGACCTGGCCGACATCGATCTCGCTCTGGAACTTGCGCGCCGACGCACCGCTCTGCGTGAACAGGCCCACGCCGTTGCCGAACGGGTTGGCGTTGACCAGCGCAATGGCTTCATCCAGCGTCGCTGCCGTCAGCACCACCATCACCGGCCCGAAGATCTCGTTGGTGTAGATGTCCATATCGGTCGTCACATCGGTGAAGATGGTCGGGCCGACGAAGTTGCCGTCCTCATAGCCGGCCACGCGGACGTTGCGGCCGTCCAGCGCGAGCGTGGCACCCTGCTGCACGCCCGACTCGATCAGCCCAAGAATGCGCTGCTTGGCGGCGCGCGAAACAACGGGGCCAACGTCCGTGCCTGGCTCCACGCCGGCATTCACCTTGAGCGTCTTGGCCTTCTCCACAAGCTCGGGCACCCACTGCTGTGCCGCGCCCACCAGCACCACCACCGATGTCGCCATGCAGCGCTGCCCGGCCGCACCAAAGGCCGCACCGGCCAGCGCATTGAGCGTCTGCTCACGGTTGGCATCCGGCAGAACCACGGCGTGGTTCTTCGCGCCCATCATTGACTGCACGCGCTTGCCGTGCTCGCTGCCCAGGCGGTACACGTGCGTGCCCACGGCGGTTGAGCCGACAAACGAAATCGCCTTCACATGCTCGTGCGTGCAGAGCGCATCCACCACATCCTTGCCACCGTGCACGACGTTGAGCACGCCTGCCGGCACACCGGCTTCCAGCGCCAGTTCCACCAGCAGCATGGTCGACAACGGGTCCTGCTCCGACGGCTTCAGCACGAACGTGTTGCCGCACACGATGGCCATCGGAAACATCCACAGCGGGATCATCGCCGGGAAGTTGAACGGCGTAATGCCCGCGCACACGCCAATCGGCTGGCGCAGCGTGTAGGTGTCCACCGCACCGGCGACGTTCTCCAGAAACTCGCCCTGCTGCAGCGAGCCGATCGAGCACGCGTGCTCCACCACCTCCAGCCCGCGGAAGATGTCGCCTTCGGCATCAGGCAACGTCTTGCCCTGCTCGGCCGTGAGCGTGCGGGCGATGCGCGGCGAGTGCTCGCGAATCAGCGCCTGGAACTTGAGCATGATGCGCATGCGCGCGCCCACCGGCGTGTTCTTCCAGGTGGCGAACGCAGCGTGTGCGGACTGGATGGCCGCATCCACTTCATCCGCCGTGGCAAACGGCACGCGCGCCAGCACTTCCTGCGTGGCGGGGTTCACGATGTCGCGCCACTCCTTCGACTTGGACTCGACAAACTCACCGCCGATCAACAGCTTGACGGTGGGCGGGGTGTCTTGGTGTGCGGCAGTCTTGGCAGAAGCGAGAGAGGCAACGGCGCTCATATGGGTCTCCTAGGCAATTCGATGGCGGGGGTTCAATGGGGATCAGCGGAATCCGGAATCAGGCGAAGTCTTCTTCCCAGAACTCGCCGGGCATGCGGGCAGGTTCAGGCGTGCGCTCCAGTTCGAGCCGGCGCAGCTCAACGCGGCGGATCTTTCCCGAGATGGTCTTGGGCAACTCGCTGAACTGCAGGCGACGAATGCGCTTGTACGGTGCGAGCTTTTCGCGCGAAAAGAGGAACACGGCGCGTGCGAGTTCGGGGCCAGCTTCGTAGCCCTGGCGCACTGTCACAAACGCCTTGGGCACCGACAGGCGCAGCGGATCGGAACTCGGCACCACGGCGGCTTCGGCAATGGCCTCGTGCTCGATCAGCACGCTCTCCAGCTCGAAGGGGCTCAAGCGATAGTCGGACGACTTGAACACGTCGTCCGTGCGGCCCACGTAGACGAAGTAGCCGTCATCGCGACGCATGGCCACATCAGACGTGTGGTAGTAGCCGTTGCGCGTGGCTTCGGCTGTTGCCTTGGCGTTGTTGGCGTAACCCTGCATCAGGCCCAGCGGGCGATGCGAGAGCGGCAGCACGATCTCGCCTTCGCTGGCAGGTTGATCATCGTGATCGACCAGCTCCACGCGGTAGCCCGGCAGCGGGCGGCCCACCGAGCCCGGCACCACCGGCTGGCCCGGCGTGTTGCCGATCTGGCAGGTGGTCTCGGTCTGGCCGAAGCCATCACGGATGGTCACGCCCCAGGCGGTGCGCACGCGTTCGATGATCTCGGGGTTCAACGGCTCGCCTGCGCCGACGATCTCGCGCAGCTTGACGGCGTACGACGCCAGAGGCTCCTGCACCAGCATGCGCCACACGGTGGGCGGCGCGCACAGCGTGGTGACGCCACAGTGCACCAGCACATCCAACGTGTCCTTCGGCACGAAGCGCGCGTAGTTGTAGACGAACACGCAGGCCTGCGCATTCCATGGCGCAAAGAAGCAGCTCCACGCATGCTTGGCCCAGCCGGGCGAGCTGATGTTCCAGTGGATGTCACCCGGCTGGAGACCGATCCAGTACATGGTCGACAGGTGTCCCACCGGATAGCTTTGGTGTGTGTGCTCCACCAGCTTGGGCTTGGACGTGGTGCCGGACGTGAAATACAGCAGCAGCGGATCGGTGGCCTTGGTCGCGCCATCAGGGATGAACTCGGCCGGTGCGCTGTAGGCATCGGCCAGATCGATCCAGTCCTCATGCTGCGCACCCACAGCGATCCGCTTGACGCCAGCATCCACCGTATCGAACTTGTGCAGTTCCGCCGCATCAACCACCACGCAGTTCGCCCCGCCCAGTTCCACGCGATCGCGCACGTCGTCCGGCGATAGTTGCGTCGTAGCGGGCAACACGACAGCGCCCAGCTTCATGGCCGCCAGCATCACGTCCCACAGTTCCACGCGGTTGGGCAGCATCAGCAGCAGACGGTCGCCACGCACGATGCCGAGGCCGCGCAGGAAATTCGCCATGCGCGACGAGCGCTCGGACATCTGCGCGAACGAGAGCTTCAACCCTTCGCCCTGCAGGTCATCGACGATCCACAGCGCGGGGTTGTCGTTTCCGCGCGCCATCACATCGAAGTAGTCGAGCGCCCAGTTGAACGTGTCCAGCTTCGGCCAGGTGAACTCGCGATACGCACGGTCGTAGTCGGTGCGATGGCGCAGCAGGAAATCGCGCGCCTCGACAAACCCCTTTGCTGCAGATGCCACTTCGTTCATCGTCGTCTCCTGGTCGGCGCGTATGCGCTCTCTTGTGTTGGCCGATGCTGTGCGGGGCGTACTACACGTGCCGCGCAATCACCATCCGCTGGACTTCGCTGGTGCCTTCGTAGATCTGGGTGATGCGGGCGTCGCGATAGTGGCGCTCGACGGCGTAGTCGGCCAGGTAGCCATAACCGCCGTGGATCTGGATGGCGTTGGAGCAGATTTCCTCGGCCAGTTCCGACGCATACAGCTTGGCCTGCGATGCCTCAGACAGACAGGGCTTGTCCGCACTGCGCAGGCGCGCTGCGTGGTGAACAAGCAGCCGTGCCGCATTCAGGCGCGTAGCCATGTCGGCCAGCATGTTGGCGATGGTCTGGTGCTCGCGCAGCGCCTTGCCGAACTGGATGCGCTCGTTCGCATAGTTGCGTGCGGCATCGAATGCGGCGCGCGCAATGCCCACGGCCTGCGCGGCAATGCCGATGCGCCCGCCTTCCAGGTTGGACAGCGCGATCTTCAACCCCTCGCCGCGCCCGCCCAGCAGGTTTTCTTCGGGCACGGCACAGTCTTCCAGCGTGATCGGGCAGGTGTCCGACGCGCGAATGCCGAGCTTGTGTTCCGGCCGCCCAACATGAAAGCCCGGCGTGTCCGTCGGCACGATAAAGGCGGAAATGCCACGCTTGCCCGCCTCGGGGTCCGTCACCGCAAACACGATGGCGATGTCGGCC contains the following coding sequences:
- a CDS encoding phospholipase D-like domain-containing protein gives rise to the protein MATSVDSFQVKVYQGDSAVLFAFDVADADRADLAGFAIQCTPQGGAPYWVPNRLTFDTPIHADAPLQAGKYADSIDAPFQSFHWVHFPPHAAGQYTYTVHARYFASTNPVQLETRATRNVNVTLHQPMSDWATVGMVRGYVSSQAFIDHYGGNTALAPDKRAQTKSPLLYDTRPYQNKYAYLGATGRRLIIDLLNQCQASDGYGIDVLAYDLDEPDIIRAIAWLAQNGRKVRVIQDNYIGTGAHPTGHGTDDAFETQATDYFKQAGADVRRTHLARFQHHKAILLRDAAGKPVRVLAGSANFSLRGLYVQANSVLVFQQDAAQLYAQVFEHIWGLIGQYGEDAAGSRKVATAFRTDTLAANWQAVPQGGAPRARFGFSPHQTDALLSEAADRVKGALSSVLFAVMATDGGGEMLTTLEQVVPHKAGLLSLGVIDKEGGVDAFAPGRDVPSQTVSFAYLKDEAPAPFKQEVDAGTGQHIHHKFVVCDFNGDEPVVFCGSSNLSKGGEEQNGDSLIAIYEPAIVTAYAIEAIRLFDHYRFRAGESKATAAKPLVLKTTGAWADPYYDPQNTKFTERTLFAKSGAAQAAAVA
- a CDS encoding enoyl-CoA hydratase → MIELDFLHDNTIALLTLKRPPANAFTPEGLLQLQSTVERLNADARVRAIVITGDGPKFFSAGADLNTFADGDRDVAREAAARFGAAFEALQNARPVVIAAINGFAMGGGLECALACDIRIAEAHAKLAVPETAVGLLCCGCGTQTLPWLVGEGWAKRMILTGERVDAQTALRIGLVEEVVETGAAREAAIAMALRVTTLSPQAVTFSKQLIHQARNGVPRGAALAVERERFVDLFDHPDQREGVNAFLEKRTPRWQAHTAHESETLQ
- a CDS encoding AMP-binding protein, with the protein product MNEVASAAKGFVEARDFLLRHRTDYDRAYREFTWPKLDTFNWALDYFDVMARGNDNPALWIVDDLQGEGLKLSFAQMSERSSRMANFLRGLGIVRGDRLLLMLPNRVELWDVMLAAMKLGAVVLPATTQLSPDDVRDRVELGGANCVVVDAAELHKFDTVDAGVKRIAVGAQHEDWIDLADAYSAPAEFIPDGATKATDPLLLYFTSGTTSKPKLVEHTHQSYPVGHLSTMYWIGLQPGDIHWNISSPGWAKHAWSCFFAPWNAQACVFVYNYARFVPKDTLDVLVHCGVTTLCAPPTVWRMLVQEPLASYAVKLREIVGAGEPLNPEIIERVRTAWGVTIRDGFGQTETTCQIGNTPGQPVVPGSVGRPLPGYRVELVDHDDQPASEGEIVLPLSHRPLGLMQGYANNAKATAEATRNGYYHTSDVAMRRDDGYFVYVGRTDDVFKSSDYRLSPFELESVLIEHEAIAEAAVVPSSDPLRLSVPKAFVTVRQGYEAGPELARAVFLFSREKLAPYKRIRRLQFSELPKTISGKIRRVELRRLELERTPEPARMPGEFWEEDFA
- a CDS encoding CoA-acylating methylmalonate-semialdehyde dehydrogenase; translation: MSAVASLASAKTAAHQDTPPTVKLLIGGEFVESKSKEWRDIVNPATQEVLARVPFATADEVDAAIQSAHAAFATWKNTPVGARMRIMLKFQALIREHSPRIARTLTAEQGKTLPDAEGDIFRGLEVVEHACSIGSLQQGEFLENVAGAVDTYTLRQPIGVCAGITPFNFPAMIPLWMFPMAIVCGNTFVLKPSEQDPLSTMLLVELALEAGVPAGVLNVVHGGKDVVDALCTHEHVKAISFVGSTAVGTHVYRLGSEHGKRVQSMMGAKNHAVVLPDANREQTLNALAGAAFGAAGQRCMATSVVVLVGAAQQWVPELVEKAKTLKVNAGVEPGTDVGPVVSRAAKQRILGLIESGVQQGATLALDGRNVRVAGYEDGNFVGPTIFTDVTTDMDIYTNEIFGPVMVVLTAATLDEAIALVNANPFGNGVGLFTQSGASARKFQSEIDVGQVGINIPIPVPVPYFSFTGSRGSKLGDLGPYGKQVVQFYTQTKTVTARWFDDAVDAGGVNTTISLR
- a CDS encoding acyl-CoA synthetase; translation: MTASLIFEDRPVDADTLLARGAALAGGLRRMGVQEGDVIGVLMRNAPAYIDVMHACRIAGCHFCPINWHFTPAEVEFLMRDSGAKVLIGHRDLVDAVEPLLLPHVQLLRVDAEGTDRADGYANWLALQTPYDGPMVSPRGHMAYTSGTTGRPKGVVRQAVPLDQLDTHLQQARAVVAATFGIVPDRRALLPAPLYHSAPSLFAQQAAQMAEVLVLHPRFDPLRVLEQIERYRIDTVYLVPIMYVRLLKLTEEERNRYDLSSLRFVASTGAPCAPEIKRKMIDWLGPVIYETYASSETGMITVMDPRDAAARPGSAGRPVCDAEVRILREDGTPCPTGEVGLIYSRQPAYPDFTYRGNDEARSKIERDGLVTLGDMGYLDADGYLYVCDRASDMVISGGVNIYPAEIEHALLRHPDVVDCAVFGVPCDEYGERLVAVVQTEREGLQAEPVIDWLRGQIAGFKIPRQIEFTAALPRDDNGKIAKRRLRDAWWGDRQRRV
- a CDS encoding enoyl-CoA hydratase/isomerase family protein, with the translated sequence MSAVQMQATPPETATEPEVLMHVVNRVAIITLNRPSALNALSHGMVRQLAVLLEQCRHDDSIVALVLRGAGQKGFCAGGDVRALYQLAKQGRKDGDDGWLQFFIDEYRLDYALHQFPKPIVALMDGITMGGGMGLGQAARLRVVTERTKMAMPETRIGFLPDVGATRFLSVMSPELELYVGLTGVTLSGADALHCHLADLCVPAEWLATFEDRLQRMQHDGDLMQALRRVFEPPCNIVPHAALATAMPWVLRYFDRRSTVDRIVATLRESLERESAREPRQWLQATLDAMTTHSPTMLHVTREALLRGRQLSLAECFQMELGIVARGIEDGDFCEGVRAYLVDKDHRPGWAPSTLAAVRPERVRHFLSSPWRASAHPLAGLEAHAQAGHIA
- a CDS encoding LysR family transcriptional regulator, which translates into the protein MDLNLIHLFVEIVEARSFTAAAQKLGMTRSNLSNRLKVLERETGAQLLRRSTRSLELTQAGETLFEHGRRMLQEVETARASIDGLGQTVRGHVRVSVPTGLGRFFLGDMLLEFAREHPNVTLRVTFNNRVNDLIASEIDVAFKITSAPPQDTVAREVCPIGWSLFATKAYLKTHGPVATPEGLVEQAIVCPPMPGRRLTLALSRTVRGKTTQHSVTVEPRMQSEDFPFLADAVARGMAIGLLPNYVTRATATPFERVLPGFEVGGLGTHLFILTLPNRYASPAMRALIDFVRARVSAQAAEWR
- the mmsB gene encoding 3-hydroxyisobutyrate dehydrogenase; the protein is MKIAFIGLGNMGAPMARNLLKAGHALNVFDLNAQAVGALVEAGAVAAASPKEAVTGAETVITMLPAAAHVRSVLTAEDGVLAGIAKGVPVIDSSTIDPASVKAFAALAAEHGNTFIDAPVSGGTGGAAAGTLTFMVGGSAAAFEQVRTVLSAMGKNLVHCGDTGAGQGAKICNNLVLGITMAGVAEAMSLGEALGIDPKVLGGIINTSTGRCWSSDTYNPFPGVIETAPSSRGYTGGFGTDLMLKDLGLAGDAAKSVHQPVYLGALAQQLYQTVSSKGDGKLDFSAVIKLYRKDGAA